A portion of the Candidatus Zixiibacteriota bacterium genome contains these proteins:
- a CDS encoding thrombospondin type 3 repeat-containing protein, giving the protein MSHNSVSCRLVKSLLILSCTLTICFTSVSADQTLPVNKKAQEFVNPDGSFDLDAARRSGYQGSLDIEGLDVNLDPATNQLMMSPSGIDTDPDDIYWADGISSIPGTDSPISAMTIYDGELVVGGSFGVAGSVIAPGIATWDGANWSALCTEIDGGVSEFAILDGKLIVAGGFFEIDGVAVNNIASWDGATWAPLGTGLDGSIHTILNHNDTIYAAGEFGSPSHIARWDGSTWSSLGSGLNNEAYGLTIYDNKLVVGGSFTTAGGLTASRVAAWNGTSWAPIGTGVNDDVSAVTVFDGNLIVGGNFDMAGGNPAMRVASWNGAAWSALGVGMNYTVYSLAEFDGQLIAGGYFDEAGGDEAHRTAVWDGLSWSPMGDGVGPNQSYVQTMMVVDTQLYVAGNFKSSDDHIPTMHIAVWDGANWSQVSPGMGSTKTTGINAMIIFDNKLIVGGVFKSVGHGVPANLIAAWDGSVWTALGSGLTGNGIEDGVHALTIYDNKLIVGGEFAQAGAVSARRIAVWDGAVWSTLGIGMNGTVYALTVWNNELIAGGQFTSAGSFGASNIASWNGAMWRPLGLFPDGVGGGSAGVYSLTSYDGKLIAGGFFSNAGTVTTKSIASWDGLNWAPLGLGMKYGRVSALTVYNDELIAGGSFTIVNDITAYRVASWDGADWTVFDPGADNPVFSLSVYNDKLFVGGRYGKIGDSSIYRIASWDGVDWSNLGSGMNSGVDWNASVNAITPYDNSLFVGGTFLSAGEKATPYIAQWTKECLVASDYDSDGHGDPCDNCALTSNSDQTDSDSDGVGDACQFVQETPPGPGVITNPGAGVELTFDNVDVGGNTEVTYGAEGPAAGNNFQIIPSDLPGYYGVTTDADFSGAIEICINYDDAGLTPAEEAALTLQHYEAGEWWDITTSLDADSNIICGSTTTLSPFAIAVSTDGPCCVKRGDINHDGGEILDISDLTYIIDFMFQGGPEPVCFDEGDVDASGTPPIDISDLLYLIDFMFVGGPEPSACP; this is encoded by the coding sequence ATGTCACACAATTCAGTATCCTGCCGCCTCGTCAAATCGTTGCTAATACTTTCCTGTACGCTCACTATATGTTTCACATCTGTGAGTGCCGACCAAACGCTACCGGTTAACAAAAAGGCCCAGGAGTTTGTGAACCCCGACGGAAGTTTCGATCTGGACGCGGCGAGACGTTCAGGGTATCAAGGCTCTTTGGACATTGAGGGTCTTGACGTGAATCTTGACCCGGCCACCAACCAACTCATGATGAGTCCATCGGGTATTGATACCGACCCCGATGATATCTACTGGGCCGACGGGATTTCTTCCATACCGGGGACGGACTCCCCCATCTCGGCTATGACGATCTATGATGGGGAGCTTGTTGTTGGTGGCAGTTTTGGTGTGGCCGGCTCTGTTATAGCCCCCGGTATCGCCACCTGGGACGGAGCCAACTGGTCTGCACTCTGCACTGAGATTGATGGCGGCGTGTCCGAGTTCGCAATCTTAGATGGCAAACTGATAGTTGCGGGCGGGTTTTTCGAAATCGACGGAGTTGCCGTAAACAACATCGCTTCATGGGATGGCGCCACCTGGGCGCCGTTGGGGACCGGTTTAGATGGTAGTATCCATACCATTCTAAATCATAACGACACAATATATGCAGCCGGAGAATTCGGCTCACCCAGCCACATTGCTCGCTGGGATGGCTCTACGTGGTCTTCCCTGGGATCAGGTCTGAACAATGAAGCCTACGGACTTACTATCTATGACAACAAGCTGGTTGTTGGCGGGAGCTTTACAACTGCCGGTGGCCTTACCGCATCGCGCGTTGCTGCATGGAATGGGACTTCATGGGCGCCGATCGGAACGGGTGTCAATGATGACGTGAGTGCCGTGACGGTTTTCGACGGCAATCTGATCGTTGGAGGAAACTTTGATATGGCCGGTGGAAATCCTGCAATGAGAGTCGCCTCTTGGAATGGCGCGGCCTGGTCAGCCCTGGGAGTGGGGATGAACTACACTGTATATAGTCTGGCTGAATTCGATGGGCAGCTTATTGCGGGTGGATACTTTGATGAAGCCGGTGGAGATGAGGCTCATCGTACTGCCGTCTGGGATGGTTTGAGTTGGTCACCGATGGGCGATGGAGTGGGACCCAATCAAAGCTATGTTCAGACAATGATGGTGGTGGATACTCAGTTGTATGTGGCTGGTAATTTCAAATCATCTGATGATCATATCCCGACCATGCATATTGCTGTTTGGGACGGAGCAAATTGGTCGCAGGTCTCGCCTGGTATGGGGAGTACCAAAACTACCGGCATTAATGCGATGATCATTTTTGACAACAAGCTGATAGTAGGTGGAGTGTTCAAAAGTGTTGGGCACGGAGTCCCGGCCAATCTTATAGCTGCCTGGGATGGATCGGTCTGGACTGCACTCGGTTCAGGATTAACGGGCAACGGTATAGAAGACGGTGTCCACGCCTTGACTATCTACGACAACAAGTTGATAGTCGGCGGCGAATTCGCACAAGCGGGTGCAGTATCTGCAAGGCGAATCGCCGTCTGGGACGGAGCAGTCTGGTCAACTCTGGGTATTGGAATGAATGGCACTGTATATGCACTTACAGTCTGGAACAACGAGCTGATTGCAGGTGGGCAGTTTACCAGTGCCGGTTCTTTCGGGGCATCTAATATCGCCTCATGGAACGGTGCGATGTGGCGACCTCTCGGATTGTTCCCGGACGGTGTGGGAGGTGGATCAGCCGGTGTGTACTCACTTACATCCTATGACGGCAAGTTAATCGCTGGAGGATTCTTTAGTAACGCCGGAACTGTCACCACGAAAAGTATTGCTTCATGGGACGGCCTCAATTGGGCACCCCTTGGATTAGGTATGAAATATGGCAGAGTGAGTGCGTTGACCGTCTACAATGACGAACTAATAGCCGGGGGATCGTTCACGATTGTTAATGATATTACCGCCTATCGAGTTGCCTCCTGGGATGGAGCTGACTGGACGGTTTTTGATCCGGGTGCTGACAACCCTGTCTTCAGTCTGTCTGTCTACAACGATAAATTATTCGTGGGTGGAAGATATGGTAAAATTGGTGACTCTTCGATTTACAGAATCGCGTCGTGGGACGGAGTTGACTGGTCCAATCTGGGCTCCGGCATGAACAGTGGCGTGGACTGGAATGCATCGGTTAATGCAATCACTCCCTATGACAATAGCCTTTTTGTTGGCGGCACCTTCCTGTCCGCGGGCGAGAAGGCAACACCCTATATTGCTCAATGGACCAAGGAGTGTTTGGTTGCGAGCGACTACGACTCTGACGGTCACGGTGACCCGTGCGACAACTGTGCGCTGACCTCTAACTCTGATCAGACTGATTCAGATAGCGATGGTGTCGGGGATGCCTGCCAGTTTGTCCAAGAGACACCGCCCGGACCTGGAGTGATCACGAATCCGGGTGCAGGGGTTGAGCTTACTTTCGACAACGTTGATGTTGGCGGTAACACGGAAGTTACCTACGGCGCTGAAGGACCCGCGGCCGGCAACAATTTTCAAATAATACCATCGGACCTGCCCGGTTACTACGGTGTCACCACCGATGCTGATTTCAGCGGAGCTATCGAGATATGCATCAACTACGACGACGCTGGTCTGACTCCTGCCGAAGAAGCTGCTCTTACTCTTCAGCATTACGAAGCGGGCGAATGGTGGGACATTACTACATCTCTGGACGCCGACTCAAATATCATTTGCGGATCGACAACAACTCTTTCACCCTTTGCAATTGCCGTTTCAACGGACGGTCCCTGTTGCGTCAAACGTGGGGACATCAACCACGACGGCGGTGAGATTTTGGACATTTCCGATTTGACGTATATAATCGATTTCATGTTCCAGGGCGGACCGGAGCCGGTTTGCTTTGACGAAGGCGATGTCGACGCTAGTGGTACGCCACCGATTGACATTTCCGATTTGTTATACTTGATCGATTTCATGTTCGTCGGCGGCCCGGAGCCGTCAGCCTGTCCGTAG
- a CDS encoding sigma-54 dependent transcriptional regulator yields MAKTRLMVVDDESAQRELLAGYLSKNGFEVHTFASGREALEGYHHIFSPLAIVDMKMPGMSGLDLLEGLREINPFIQVLVLTAFGSVETAVAAIKTGAFDYLTKPIENLDELLLKLNKAAQQNRLVVEHQVMSARLDEVFPSSEIIGESPPIVKMKELISLVGPKEATVLITGPSGTGKELVARAIHALSPRSEQELVAINCAAFPETLLESELFGFEKGAFTGADRAKQGRFELANGGSLFLDEIGEMPLTMQVKMLRVLEERKIQRLGSVKEISLDIRLIAATNRDLMKLVADGSFREDLFYRLNVIMIEVPPLAARAGDILRLTEKFLERFCRKIGKEISGVEPDAAELLSKYNWPGNVRELENIIERAVVLCRSDRIGKDDLTGLAPAAAPIGVEASLTPLSEMESKHIKTCLDQLDWNLGQCAEKLGIHRNTLRAKIKEYNLSRD; encoded by the coding sequence ATGGCCAAGACGAGACTGATGGTGGTCGACGATGAGTCCGCCCAGCGAGAACTGCTGGCCGGGTATCTGTCGAAGAACGGCTTTGAAGTGCACACTTTCGCCTCGGGCCGGGAAGCGCTCGAAGGGTATCATCACATATTCTCACCCTTGGCTATAGTCGACATGAAAATGCCCGGAATGAGCGGCTTGGATTTATTGGAGGGGCTGCGAGAGATCAATCCCTTTATCCAGGTTCTGGTGCTGACCGCCTTTGGGTCGGTCGAGACGGCCGTGGCCGCGATCAAAACCGGCGCCTTCGACTATCTCACCAAGCCGATCGAAAACCTGGATGAACTGCTTTTGAAGCTGAACAAAGCAGCGCAGCAAAACCGCCTCGTCGTTGAACACCAGGTTATGAGCGCCCGACTGGATGAGGTCTTCCCCAGTTCGGAGATAATTGGCGAGTCGCCACCGATAGTCAAGATGAAAGAGTTGATCTCACTGGTGGGACCAAAAGAAGCAACAGTGTTGATCACCGGTCCGTCCGGCACGGGCAAGGAGTTAGTCGCGCGGGCCATCCATGCCTTGTCGCCCCGCTCCGAACAGGAGTTGGTAGCCATCAACTGCGCCGCCTTTCCTGAGACACTTCTGGAATCGGAATTGTTCGGTTTTGAGAAAGGAGCTTTCACCGGCGCCGATCGAGCCAAACAGGGCCGCTTCGAACTGGCCAACGGTGGCAGTTTGTTTCTCGATGAAATAGGGGAGATGCCGTTGACCATGCAGGTCAAGATGCTGCGCGTACTGGAAGAGAGAAAAATCCAGAGGTTGGGATCGGTCAAGGAGATATCTCTCGATATCCGATTGATCGCAGCCACCAACCGCGACCTGATGAAACTGGTGGCTGACGGCAGCTTCCGTGAAGACCTGTTCTACCGGTTGAACGTCATTATGATTGAAGTACCGCCGCTGGCCGCCCGGGCCGGGGATATCCTCAGGTTGACTGAAAAGTTCCTCGAACGATTCTGCCGCAAGATAGGCAAGGAGATCAGTGGTGTCGAGCCTGATGCGGCCGAGTTGCTTTCAAAGTATAACTGGCCGGGCAATGTTCGAGAACTGGAGAACATCATCGAGCGGGCGGTCGTACTGTGCCGCAGCGACCGAATCGGCAAAGACGATCTGACCGGCCTGGCACCGGCGGCCGCTCCGATTGGAGTCGAAGCGAGCCTGACTCCGCTATCAGAGATGGAGTCGAAACACATTAAGACCTGTCTCGACCAACTGGACTGGAATCTGGGACAGTGCGCCGAGAAACTGGGCATTCACCGCAACACCCTTCGAGCCAAAATCAAAGAATACAACTTGTCCAGGGACTGA
- a CDS encoding DUF4384 domain-containing protein: protein MLKKTIITPAVALLMCLMITGVAFGQNMQRDENGGPDYFPPDKQAANQDYGEDIRIDRYLDAEVWTNHLDGEYFVGDNVVLNFRTNRDAFVAIYSVDSRGRVNLLFPTEPEQDNFINGGVTYHLPGPNDDYDLVVAEPEGIENIQIIASRERFPIPDWHPVSGLLCDWDDRFEFMDYLNGRHFVRYGGQKFAFDRTAMYVNEWEPSYYRPVYYPYYPSWSVCGNGYIDYPWGASIYVDGIYWGCAPLYIPRIYVGWHTITVYNHWGHCWERDVHFTRYHTVILDRTIINPGRTNVSKYKDVRSAGYRDPVTNGYPKFKQKQTVATKVSGVKSKTSPSDKMKSKVQTVPTKKYARGSAKLISTDRGLESAGRTVNRGKRSSGMRSKPTDRLTTTSSGTKGKQSNGQGSDSRISGSTSGSVGSGGKRSSNKGRVGQRQTQQQSKDYYKKKSGSKTRRSGGDAGRVQPKRSGGKSDSKGTKPSVKPRSQPTKSRGGTKSQGVKQSGGTKSAPKSTPSSGGSKTKSSGGKTKKGGRK from the coding sequence ATGTTGAAAAAGACAATCATAACACCGGCTGTGGCGCTCCTGATGTGCCTGATGATCACCGGCGTGGCTTTTGGCCAGAATATGCAGCGGGACGAGAACGGCGGCCCCGATTATTTCCCGCCCGATAAGCAGGCCGCTAATCAGGACTATGGTGAAGACATCCGTATCGACCGTTATCTTGATGCCGAAGTCTGGACCAACCATCTGGACGGCGAGTATTTCGTCGGCGACAATGTTGTCCTGAACTTTCGGACCAACCGCGATGCCTTTGTGGCCATCTACTCGGTCGATAGCAGGGGGCGCGTCAACCTGCTTTTCCCGACCGAGCCGGAGCAGGACAATTTCATTAACGGCGGCGTAACCTACCATCTACCGGGTCCTAATGACGACTATGATTTGGTGGTAGCGGAGCCTGAGGGAATCGAGAATATTCAGATCATCGCGTCGCGCGAACGGTTTCCCATTCCCGATTGGCATCCTGTCTCCGGATTGCTTTGCGACTGGGATGATCGCTTTGAGTTCATGGACTATCTCAACGGCCGGCATTTCGTCCGGTATGGTGGTCAGAAATTTGCATTCGACCGCACCGCCATGTACGTCAACGAATGGGAACCGTCCTATTATCGCCCGGTTTATTATCCTTACTATCCTTCGTGGTCGGTATGCGGTAACGGCTATATCGATTATCCCTGGGGCGCCTCAATCTATGTTGACGGCATCTACTGGGGTTGTGCGCCGCTGTACATTCCACGGATCTATGTCGGTTGGCACACTATCACCGTATATAATCACTGGGGACATTGCTGGGAACGTGACGTACACTTCACACGCTACCACACGGTCATTCTGGACCGCACGATAATCAATCCCGGTCGTACCAACGTGTCCAAGTACAAGGATGTCAGGAGTGCCGGCTACCGCGATCCGGTGACCAACGGCTATCCCAAGTTCAAGCAGAAACAAACTGTGGCCACCAAGGTATCCGGTGTGAAATCCAAAACCTCACCGAGCGACAAGATGAAGTCCAAAGTTCAGACTGTTCCTACCAAGAAGTATGCGCGCGGCAGCGCCAAGCTGATTTCCACCGATCGTGGCCTGGAGAGTGCCGGCCGAACTGTCAACCGCGGCAAGCGCAGTAGCGGCATGCGGAGCAAGCCGACCGACAGACTGACCACAACTTCATCCGGGACCAAAGGGAAGCAATCAAACGGCCAAGGGTCCGACAGCCGGATTTCGGGATCGACATCAGGTAGCGTAGGCTCCGGCGGCAAGCGGTCTTCCAACAAAGGCCGGGTGGGACAACGTCAGACTCAGCAGCAGTCGAAGGACTACTACAAGAAGAAGTCCGGTTCCAAAACGCGAAGGTCGGGCGGGGATGCCGGTCGTGTCCAACCGAAACGGAGCGGCGGCAAGTCTGATTCCAAGGGCACCAAGCCCAGTGTGAAGCCTCGCTCGCAACCTACCAAGAGTCGCGGTGGCACCAAGTCGCAGGGCGTGAAACAGTCCGGCGGCACAAAGAGCGCTCCCAAGTCGACGCCCTCATCGGGCGGCAGCAAGACAAAGAGCTCCGGCGGCAAGACCAAAAAGGGAGGACGTAAGTGA